One part of the Thermodesulfobacterium commune DSM 2178 genome encodes these proteins:
- a CDS encoding DUF72 domain-containing protein: MKYYIGTSGWSYYSFKGILYPLESKPKDWLSIYANHFNTVEINATFYKLPSVKTLEKWYKETPGDFVFSVKAPKVITHVKRLKDISEDLKEFLKRVSALKEKAKVLLFQLPPSLRFDKDLIESFLEVLPLDYQIVIEIRNQSFHYEGFTELLKTKGVCLCFSDCGVRYPSWYEVQTADFLYLRLHGRKQLYVSKYEEDELQGLVERLKKFDVKEIWVYFDNTALGHAVSDALTFKRLLSST; the protein is encoded by the coding sequence ATGAAATACTACATAGGGACTTCTGGTTGGAGCTATTATTCTTTCAAAGGAATTTTATATCCTTTAGAATCTAAACCCAAGGACTGGCTTTCTATCTACGCTAACCATTTTAACACCGTAGAAATTAACGCAACATTTTACAAGCTTCCTTCTGTTAAAACCTTAGAAAAATGGTATAAGGAAACCCCTGGTGATTTTGTCTTTTCAGTGAAAGCACCAAAGGTTATTACCCATGTAAAACGGTTAAAAGATATCTCCGAAGACCTGAAAGAGTTTTTGAAAAGGGTAAGTGCCTTAAAGGAAAAGGCTAAAGTTCTTTTGTTTCAGCTTCCTCCTTCTTTAAGGTTTGATAAGGATTTGATAGAAAGTTTTTTAGAGGTGCTACCTTTAGATTATCAGATAGTTATCGAAATAAGAAATCAGTCTTTTCATTACGAAGGTTTTACAGAGTTACTTAAGACAAAAGGGGTATGCCTTTGTTTTTCTGACTGCGGGGTGAGATATCCTTCGTGGTATGAAGTCCAAACTGCTGATTTTTTGTATCTAAGACTGCATGGAAGAAAACAACTTTATGTTTCTAAGTATGAAGAAGATGAGTTGCAAGGTTTGGTTGAAAGATTAAAAAAGTTTGATGTAAAGGAGATCTGGGTTTACTTTGACAATACAGCTTTAGGACATGCAGTTTCAGACGCTTTAACCTTTAAAAGGCTTTTGTCATCAACTTAA
- a CDS encoding phosphorylase family protein, which produces MKEPFFLVPSEFEASALSGLDVKYGLTGIGLVEASLTSILLFQKQPNQRFVLIGWAGGYPDTGLKEGDIVIASKEVWVDFGRCYKDRYEGLPDKLKVKREIEFNPVLTERAENLLKAKGFRPVVGPMATVCATSYDPERSLFFRNQFNVIAENMEGFGVAKAAETFKVALLEIRVISNLLDSPDKPWDFQVASKVLREVVLCLKKL; this is translated from the coding sequence ATGAAAGAACCCTTTTTTCTTGTACCTTCAGAGTTTGAAGCTTCAGCCCTTTCGGGTTTAGACGTAAAATATGGCTTAACAGGTATAGGGTTGGTTGAAGCTTCTCTTACCTCTATACTTCTTTTTCAAAAACAACCCAACCAGAGGTTTGTGCTTATCGGATGGGCAGGAGGTTATCCTGATACCGGATTAAAGGAAGGAGACATAGTCATTGCCTCAAAAGAGGTGTGGGTTGACTTTGGAAGGTGCTATAAAGACCGTTATGAAGGCCTACCAGATAAACTAAAAGTAAAAAGAGAGATAGAGTTTAACCCGGTTTTGACCGAAAGGGCAGAAAACTTGCTTAAAGCTAAAGGATTTAGGCCTGTGGTTGGTCCTATGGCTACGGTGTGTGCTACCTCTTATGACCCTGAAAGAAGTCTTTTTTTTAGAAACCAGTTTAACGTGATTGCGGAGAATATGGAAGGATTTGGAGTAGCCAAGGCTGCAGAAACATTTAAGGTTGCCCTCTTAGAAATTAGGGTAATAAGTAATCTCTTAGACAGTCCTGATAAACCCTGGGATTTTCAGGTTGCTTCTAAAGTTTTAAGAGAGGTGGTTTTATGCCTGAAAAAGCTTTAG
- a CDS encoding 1,4-dihydroxy-6-naphthoate synthase codes for MPEKALEIALSPCPNDVFILSGLILKKVDPGINLAFRFEDIETLNQLGLAGEISVIKTSFAIWDKLYQRYDLMPVGAALGFGVGPLVVGLKPYDLEDFPELTVAIPGEHTTAHLLFRFFYQGEIKKEFIRYDQVIPYLLENKTELGVLIHEGRFVYQRYGLYKICDLGDYWEKQTEAPVPLGGFFIKKDLPSEVKQTLVNAFRESLLWAQKNWEEVLPLLKSYAQELDEKVIKLHVETYVTEHSFDFKENSLKGLTYLKNFLKIEKDINKLIWRG; via the coding sequence ATGCCTGAAAAAGCTTTAGAGATAGCCCTTTCTCCCTGCCCAAACGATGTTTTTATCTTGTCTGGGCTTATCTTAAAAAAGGTAGACCCTGGTATAAACTTAGCTTTCCGGTTTGAAGACATAGAAACCCTTAATCAGTTAGGGTTAGCTGGAGAAATCTCTGTTATCAAAACCTCTTTTGCCATCTGGGATAAACTCTATCAAAGGTATGACCTTATGCCTGTAGGGGCAGCCTTGGGTTTTGGGGTTGGGCCTTTGGTTGTGGGGTTAAAACCTTATGATTTGGAAGATTTCCCTGAGCTTACTGTGGCTATACCAGGGGAGCATACCACCGCTCATCTGCTTTTTCGTTTTTTTTATCAGGGAGAAATAAAAAAAGAGTTTATTCGGTATGACCAGGTTATCCCTTATCTGTTAGAAAACAAAACCGAGCTTGGGGTTTTGATACACGAAGGCAGGTTTGTTTATCAAAGATACGGTCTTTACAAGATATGCGACCTTGGAGATTACTGGGAAAAACAAACTGAAGCTCCGGTGCCTTTGGGAGGTTTTTTTATCAAAAAAGACCTTCCTTCTGAGGTAAAGCAAACACTTGTCAATGCCTTTAGAGAAAGCCTTCTTTGGGCTCAAAAAAACTGGGAAGAGGTTTTACCCTTATTAAAGTCTTATGCCCAGGAACTTGACGAAAAGGTTATAAAACTTCATGTAGAAACCTATGTAACTGAACACAGCTTTGATTTCAAAGAAAACTCTTTAAAAGGGTTGACGTATTTAAAAAACTTCTTAAAAATAGAAAAAGACATCAACAAATTAATCTGGAGAGGCTAA
- a CDS encoding MotA/TolQ/ExbB proton channel family protein: MEFWKLFWQTGYVGKAVLLVLVFFSVQSWYYILANYFRYRAFINDLSDFNRNLENTRDFVSLIKMVKSLDQSLISKSIKRLVASFGEIYDYYLRNNQPKISDEKLKITFAEKELEDLILLEKERMLLNLRHGLGFLATTGNVAPFIGLFGTVWGIMKAFHDIGLKGSASLATVAPGIAEALINTAMGLFCAIPAVMAYNYFLLKNERVNKELEVVLKKFFLGLKRGFLS, from the coding sequence ATGGAATTCTGGAAGCTTTTTTGGCAAACAGGATACGTTGGTAAGGCTGTACTTTTGGTACTAGTCTTTTTTAGCGTCCAGAGCTGGTATTATATCCTTGCCAACTACTTCAGGTATAGAGCTTTTATCAACGACCTTTCAGACTTTAACAGAAACCTCGAAAACACCAGAGACTTTGTTAGTTTGATCAAAATGGTCAAATCCTTAGACCAGAGCCTGATTTCAAAGAGTATAAAAAGGTTGGTAGCAAGCTTTGGAGAAATCTATGATTATTATTTGCGCAACAATCAACCTAAGATCTCTGATGAGAAGTTAAAAATCACCTTTGCTGAAAAAGAGCTTGAAGATTTAATTTTATTAGAAAAGGAGCGGATGCTTTTAAACCTAAGACATGGGTTAGGTTTTCTTGCAACTACTGGCAATGTGGCTCCCTTTATAGGACTTTTTGGGACAGTATGGGGTATCATGAAGGCCTTTCATGACATCGGATTAAAAGGAAGTGCAAGTCTGGCTACCGTTGCTCCTGGTATTGCAGAGGCTCTTATCAACACTGCCATGGGACTTTTCTGTGCTATCCCGGCTGTGATGGCTTATAACTACTTTCTGTTAAAAAACGAAAGGGTCAACAAGGAACTGGAGGTTGTGTTAAAAAAGTTTTTCTTGGGATTAAAAAGAGGATTTTTGAGTTGA
- the trxA gene encoding thioredoxin — protein sequence MGAPKVTDETFETEVLKSPIPVLVDFWAAWCGPCRVIAPIIDELAEEFEGKVKVMKLNVDENPVTPGKYGIRAIPTLIIFKNGEPVEVIVGAVSKNTIVNALNKVLA from the coding sequence ATGGGAGCACCAAAGGTAACAGATGAGACTTTTGAAACCGAGGTTCTCAAATCTCCTATTCCTGTGCTGGTAGATTTTTGGGCTGCCTGGTGTGGTCCTTGTAGGGTGATTGCACCTATCATAGATGAGTTGGCTGAGGAGTTTGAAGGGAAAGTTAAGGTGATGAAGTTAAACGTAGACGAAAACCCGGTTACTCCAGGGAAATATGGAATAAGAGCCATCCCTACCCTTATCATCTTTAAAAACGGAGAACCTGTAGAGGTAATCGTAGGTGCGGTTTCTAAAAACACCATAGTAAACGCCTTAAATAAAGTCTTAGCTTAA
- a CDS encoding outer membrane protein assembly factor BamD, whose translation MDKKNNLTIILCWFLVFGLLFGLYGCGTISKIGSQLTSRLEKEVSKKADKEEEEDLATLLREAERLFNRGSYDLAYEYYKKISDMYPGSPQAILAELRMADSKFWAGEYLEALSLYESFEKFYPNNEAIPYVIFQIGTCYYKLKLSYDRDQSYAKKAIETYERLLQNYPKSPYRAEAAKRIKELREQLATHEFYVAQFYYKLGYYRAAYNRVLYILNNFSDTDVYQQAQKVASLYYQKALLETKELAEGTKKDFWGDRFP comes from the coding sequence ATGGATAAAAAAAACAATCTAACCATTATCCTTTGCTGGTTTTTAGTTTTTGGACTGCTTTTTGGTCTTTATGGTTGTGGAACTATCTCTAAGATTGGCTCACAGCTTACCTCAAGGTTAGAAAAAGAAGTTTCTAAGAAAGCAGATAAAGAAGAGGAAGAAGACTTAGCAACCCTTTTAAGAGAGGCTGAGAGGCTTTTTAACAGAGGAAGTTATGATTTAGCTTATGAATACTACAAAAAAATAAGCGATATGTATCCAGGAAGTCCTCAGGCCATCCTGGCTGAGCTCAGGATGGCTGACTCCAAGTTTTGGGCAGGAGAATATTTAGAGGCACTCTCCCTTTATGAGTCTTTTGAAAAATTTTATCCTAACAACGAGGCCATCCCCTATGTGATTTTTCAAATAGGCACATGCTATTATAAGCTTAAGCTAAGTTATGACCGCGATCAATCTTATGCCAAAAAGGCGATAGAAACCTATGAAAGATTACTACAAAACTATCCCAAGAGCCCTTACAGGGCTGAAGCTGCTAAAAGGATTAAGGAACTCCGAGAACAGTTAGCTACCCATGAATTTTATGTAGCGCAGTTCTACTACAAATTAGGATACTATCGTGCAGCTTACAACCGGGTGCTTTACATCCTTAACAACTTTTCTGACACCGATGTCTATCAACAAGCCCAAAAGGTAGCTTCTCTTTATTATCAAAAGGCTTTACTTGAAACCAAAGAACTTGCTGAAGGGACTAAAAAAGACTTCTGGGGGGATAGATTCCCTTAA